The stretch of DNA ATGTTCTGTGTACGCATCTTTGCACTAACCTCATAAGATTTGTCCCTAGACAAAATTGTTCATTCTGAATACTGAACtttttattgaaattgattCTGCTTTTTATGACAAGCATAGAGGGAAGTGAAAAATGACTTCAAGATAGTTTATTTAAGGTTTCACTTAATATGATGTGTGTTATAAACTGTAATGCCATCAATTGTGATCCAGTAGAACCCGATCAAAAATTGTGATCCAGTAGAACACATATTTTCTTGAGATTTAATTTATTCCAATTTGTTACAGCTGTTATTTATTaagattttcattattttttatagacgGACAGTAAAAAATATTCCAAAGTATGCACCAGCACAATTTTACATCGATAATGTTCTGCCCCGACtcaaggagaagaagataatggCACTAAAACCTTTTGTTGATCGGCTTGGGTAGGTTATggattttttgtttcaaatatatGTTGTATTGCAGTCACATTTCTGCTTTATAAATGAATGGTTATGACATGCCAATCATCTGGGTTCAGGTATGACAATGTTCCTCCAGAAATCAACAGGCTAAGGTGCAGGGTGAATTATCATGCTTTGAAATTTCTTCCCGAGATAGAGCAGATGGCTGATTTACTGGCATCAAGGATGAGAAACCGTACGGGCAGTTCAAATCCTTATATGTATGTGAAGTTGGTGTGTGaaagttttttgaaatattCTGGGTCTTGTTAGCATCCATCTGTACTAACAATTTACATCAAATAGGGCTCTTCATCTTCGGTTTGAGAAAGGGATGGTAGGCCTATCGTTCTGTGATTTTGTGGGAACAAGGGAGGAGAAAGCCATAATGGCAGAATATAGAAAGAAGGAATGGCCTCGACGTTATAAGGTGACCTGCAATGATACTACCTTGTCAGGTTTCTGTGTAGAAGTTAATAGAAACATTGGTGACATGTTTCTCACCATATGGTAATTTGATGTGCAGAATGGTTCCCACCTATGGCAACTGGCCCTGCAGAAGCGGAAGGAAGGCCGATGCCCTCTTGAGCCTGGAGAAGTGGCTGTGCTTCTTCGGGGAATGGGCTATCCCAAGGAAACTCAAATTTATGTTGCTTCGGGGCAGGTCTATGGTGGGCATAACAGGATGGCGCCCCTCAGGAACATGTTCCCGAATTtggtaattttaattattattttgtttaagctATCCCCACAACTTGTTTTGACAAAGCACAGCCCGCATAatggtttttcatttttggaattGTTTTGCACAACCGCACCCACTCCCATTTGGCAGGGGCAATGGCTGCCAGTTTCTAATGATAATTTCTCTTCTCAGACTTTAAAAGTTTAGAGTggaaaaaattagctgaagtattgtatatttattggattataaagaaattaaaaatttagaaattttaagGCATGATTTGACATGGTAGAGAAAGGTGTTTCTGGTTCTGTGAGCATGGAAAGAAATTCATGGAATTGAACTAGGGAAGATTCTTGTTGAGTTCTCTTCCATTTGCCTTATCTGAAATAATATGGCTCATCTTGAGTATTCATTACAGGTTACCAAAGAGGAGTTAGCAACTAAGGAGGAGTTGGTTGGTTTCAGGAAGCATGTGACAAGCTTAGCAGCCCTTGACTTCTTGGTATGCTTGAAATCTGATGTGTTTGTGATGACTCATGGAGGAAACTTTGCTAAACTGATAATCGGGGCACGCAGATACATGGGTCACCGTCAGAAATCTATAAAACCCGACAAGGGGCTTATGGCTAAATCCTTTGGGGATCCGTATGTGGGCTGGGCAACCTTCGTGGAGGATGTGGTTGTCACCCACCAGACACGGGCTGGATTGCCGGAAGAGACATTTCCCAACTATGACCTCTGGGAGAACCCACTGACTCCTTGCATGTGTAAAGCTTGATCGCAAGGATTTCCACATATGAATGTTTACCACCGGAGCATCTCTCCTTCACCAACAAGTTCATTCTCATTCGAAATGCAAGTTGGTTGGAGCCCAATGTCTGAAAGAGAAGAAGTCTGCAGGGAGTGGCTAGAAATTTGGAGATGCAGTGGAGTTACTGGCCAGCAGGAGTGAGGTTCTAACGTACATCATAATAATGTGAGCGGGTTCGCCTTCAGATCATCTGTTTTACTCGTCCCGTCCTTGGGCAGACACTCGACAGTTTTGACTTCTGATTGTTCGATAATCTATAACCAGCTTTTTGAACACAAAgaactatgtaatttttcatgtatCACTCCAAATCAATGTAAACAAAGAACTATGATTTGGAATGTAAacaaaaactatgtaatttttcatgtatCACTCCAAATCAatgtaaatcttttttttttttttgaagtgcaggtcaaaacaaaaccattaaaaaaaaagaaaaactctccatttcacttgaaatggaCAGTATTAAGTTAGTAAAACATGAGATACTTTTATTATTTCACGTTATGTTGGCACTTTGACAAGTAAAATGGCCAAAATATCCATCGTTGTACAATAGTTAATATCCGTTCCACTCAAAATAGATGGCATCTGAAATGGCCAAAATATCTCatgttataatattatctttttcacCTGAAACAAAGAGCATATTTGTCACCTCAACTCAAATGACTTACTACGTGGCGGATAAGAAGGTGCATATAGGCCGGATAATGGGCCCGCCTAGTAGAGGGTGGAGGGTGGCCGCCACTAGGGGTGTAAACCGGtcggtcggtccggtccggtctggtgaTGGACTTCGGTCCATCattggaccggactggaccggaccgaacacccCATAGggaccggtccggtctggtagATCCATTTGGTtcggcctatttttttttttaaatcaattaataaaaaaattatttaaaatactaaattaaattaagtcacttattaatgtggattatgtaacaaactcaataaaaaaatattttatatggtcaatgataataaattaaataaaaattacattattaatttatataattactatataattaactaattgatattatatattagttaattcatagaatattaacaagtgttaataacatatttaaaattttatattgttaatagtgataggttagatgaaaatatatataaaatattgttaatttatagaatattaacaagtattaataacatatttaaaattttatattgttaattgtacaattattgtataaataatatatataatatatatttttttttatttcgtcggtccggtccgagaaatctccacccCGGGACCGAACCGAAGACCGAAATTTATGTAGTGTTTGGACCGAAACCGACCATGTATttggtcggtccggtccggaccgaaccggtCTGTCCGGTCGATTTCTCCAGTCCGGACTGACCGGTTTACAACCCTAGCCGCCACCATGTGGCACGGTTGTTGGCCAATCCTTTGGGCAGCCCAGATCGAGGTGGTGGCCATCCTTTGGTGGTTTGATCTACCTTGTCACGTTCCATGGTGCATCTTGAGCGTGAccatgttgttgttgttgttattattattattattattattattttttaaattataaaaaaaaattatgacacTTGATAAAAAGAAGGCCTAAAAAGTAGTGCCCTGAGGTAGAGATATAGCCAATAGACTATGCCACCCGTTCGCCCATCGAACTGATGGGGCTAGGGAGTATACGGAGGCAGGGACAGGGTGCGAGGGACAAAAATGACTTCCCACCCAAGTGGGGGAGGGGTGGCTACTCACTGGTCTAGATAAGGCCGGGTAGCATCTCTACGTTCTCTTGCTAGCTTTTCTCTCCTTAATGATAGAAAAATCGATTTATCAATATGACAATCTTTGCATGCTTTCAAAATACCATCAATTAAAGACTCAATGTATACACT from Juglans microcarpa x Juglans regia isolate MS1-56 chromosome 3S, Jm3101_v1.0, whole genome shotgun sequence encodes:
- the LOC121257987 gene encoding protein PECTIC ARABINOGALACTAN SYNTHESIS-RELATED-like, which translates into the protein MVELRHSISIGSRGSSSPIKRDGDLSPLIPDSQPNDDDDHDRYSSKDRDRPFWYHFHSICPFFNDDARFSPHNSRICLVFLLLLLLAGLISVLSIVNRLNAPYLCRKDGIVLHCPHVKESPSLWENPFSATTSWKPCAEHRDGGMSNLPSENETAGYIFIHAEGGLNQQRIAICNAVAVAKIMNATLILPVLKQDQIWKDQTKFEDIFDVDHFIDYLKDDVRIVRDIPKWFTDKSELFTSIRRTVKNIPKYAPAQFYIDNVLPRLKEKKIMALKPFVDRLGYDNVPPEINRLRCRVNYHALKFLPEIEQMADLLASRMRNRTGSSNPYMALHLRFEKGMVGLSFCDFVGTREEKAIMAEYRKKEWPRRYKNGSHLWQLALQKRKEGRCPLEPGEVAVLLRGMGYPKETQIYVASGQVYGGHNRMAPLRNMFPNLVTKEELATKEELVGFRKHVTSLAALDFLVCLKSDVFVMTHGGNFAKLIIGARRYMGHRQKSIKPDKGLMAKSFGDPYVGWATFVEDVVVTHQTRAGLPEETFPNYDLWENPLTPCMCKA